The genome window ACACTATCCCGTATCCAGAACAGTCAATGTGGCAAATATCTACAAAATTACTCATCAGACAATGCCATTTATCCTAATAACTCAAGTCTAGTTATTCTTAAGTAAAAGGGTATGATAAGGAATGGATCCAAGAGCTAGCAGATTCATACGTGGAAAAGCTAAGTATAGGCGAGTGGGCTAGAAAAGTCCCTAACTTAAAAATAGCATAACTTTCGCTAGATTTAATGTTATGAAACCCATAAGTAATGAACAAAACGTATGAAGGGGCCAAGTCATGTGACAGTCCGATCCTAACTCCATCTCGTATATCTCCAATTTTGAatttaactgttttttttttccttttggtAGTGAAAAAGCATGAATCGTCGATTTGGgtaatttatttgtttatttagttGGAAAATACAATTTTAGATTTGTCACTTTTAGTTTCTTAAAACTTGGCTCCATGTGCAAATTTATATTTACCATATAAAAGAGTTTATTTAGCTCTcaagttatttttttctatatatTGTGCCTCCTTGGCCCATTAGATGCTCTTAAAAcgtatttttttttacatttgtgTTCTTCTTTGATGATTCATAACAAATACATTAATGGGATTATGGATGAAGAAGTACTCTGGCGAAATGTACACATAAATCATTCAAAAAGTTCTTACAAGTTATGAGAAGCTTTTGATCATTTTTGCAGGAAATAGGAAACtactattgtttttgtattttgtcATCTTACAAATTGGTAACAAGCTTATTAAAATGAAACTCACTTATTTAAGATGTTGAGAACAAATTGGTTAGAATTACACTTTTACTGTAATTACTGATCATTGTATCTTCAATATGACAAAGGAAAAAAAATTACATCTCCAACTTATTGTTCATTGTCTTTCTTATCTCACTAGATGATAGAATGGATATAAGCactatcgaatcacttcaatacCACTTTGGAACAATAAAAGAAGCTACCAATGACTTTTCTGAGAGAAATAAGCTTGGAGAAGGTGGATTTGGGTCAGTGTATAAGGTAATAAAGAAAATACAATTGTTTTAAACTACTTTGATTTATAAAATGCGAATCTTAAAATTACATAAAATTTGAAACAACAGGGTCTTCTTCAAAGTGGACAAGATATAGCAGTGAAGAGGTTGTCAAAGGATTCAGGACAAGGTGAAACTGAATTCAAGAATGAGGTCATGCTTGTTGCAAAGTTGCAACATCGTAATTTGGTTAGGCTCCTTGGTTTTAGCTTAGAAGGAACCGAAAGGCTTCTTGTATACGAGTTCATGCCAAATGCAAGCCTTGATCATTTTATATTTGGTAATGTCTTTTAACATGAGAGTAAACTTCATGCCACCAAAATCCAAATATAACATGACCATACATGTTATGTATACTTGCTTAATAtgattatctatatatataataataatgttCTTGGTGTAGAAATTATCTTAGATATCTTTGATATTTTAAACTTCTTGTTTACTATCTTCTGTATATAACAGAACTATTGTTACTAATATGTTTACTAATATGTTTATCATGATTCTTCTAGATCCAACTAAGTGTGCACTCATTGATTGGAATAGACGTAATAAAATTATAAAAGGAGTTGCCCGTGGTCTTGTTTACCTTCATGAAGACTCACGCTTGAAGATAATCCATCGTGATATGAAAGCGAGTAATGTTTTGTTAGATGAAGAAATGAACCCAAAAATTGCAGATTTTGGTATGGCAAGGTTGTTTAACCTCCAAGAAACTCATGGATGCACAAATCGAATTGTTGGGACTTAGTAAGTACTTCACCtttaaaagaatacataaaaaaattTTGTGCGTTGTAATTTTTTTCTAAAGACTCACATGTTCCTAACTCTCCTTTTCTTAATACCACACAATAGTGGTTATATGCCTCCAGAGTATGTCATGCATGGACAATTTTCAGTGAAGTCAGATGTTTTCAGCTTTGGAGTGTTAGTGCTTGAAATAATAACGGGTCAAAAGAATCAACACTTTATGATTAAGGATAAAACAGAACTCCTTCTTAGCTATGTAAGTTCCGACTAACTAACAATATAGGTCAAAATTGCGTAATGGTATTAATAATTTGACTACTCATTTTATAGGCATGGAAAAGTTGGCGATATGGCACTACCTCAGATATGATAGATCCTGCATTGTTGGTCGACTCCAGTTCATTACAAGAAATAATTAGAACCATCCATATTGGTTTGCTATGTGTTCAAAGTAATGCTGTTGAAAGGCCAACCATGGCTTCAGTTGTTCTTATGCTTAATAGCTCATCTTTTACTCTCCAAATACCATCTGAGCCAGCATTTTTCATGAATAGTTTTGCAGCAACAACAAGTGGCTCAGAAAACTACAATCAAATATCTTCTCACTCTTCAAGAAAAGATGATTCAATATCTAATATTGTTGCACGATAGTCTTGTTACCTATTTAGTCTTGTAACGAGCCATCATTCTCAAGTGTTACTTTCATGATGAATTAGAATATTTTATATGTAATACACGTACACATATTCTTGTCATATGTATTAAACGATATATGATGATATTTATGAAATTAAAGAGTCATATAAGTCAAGTCGATGAAATCATTGTGGCTTTAGGGCAAATTACCGCTCCTCTGAAACTCTTATTTAAAGTGAAATCCATTAGCACCCATTAATAGAAAGAATGGAATAACATTATCTTGTCGTCATTGACAGTTTGTGACTCATTGAATTGTTTTATGTTCCAACCTAATTGTCCTTTCCAAGACCATTGTTTACACAGATCATGCAGCCCTTTAGTATCTTTTTAGCAAATTGAATGCTAAGCCTAGATTAATACATTGGATTCTCTTGCCTCAAGAGTTTGACATTGAAATCCGTGATAAGAAATAGGTTGAGAATCTTACAGCCAATCACTTATCTTGTCTTGAGAACTCTTAGGGAAAAGTAGTTCGTGGGCCTAGCACGTGTCCCCCAAGAGCATCTTATGCGGATTGAGACTAGTGATGATTCCCCATGATTTGCTGATTTCGCGAACTACTTGGCTAGTGGCATCTTGATCAAAGGGATGACACATCACCAAAagaaaacgtttttttttttttttttttttttgggatgttatgtattacttttgggATGACCTATTCTTGTTTTTTTTGCGGATGTGTGTTAACTGCTACATACATAATCAATCGCTTACCATCCGAGGTGATTGATAATAAAACTCCTTTCGAATTATTACATGGTCAAGAATCTGAATATGACCACATGAGGGTTTTTGGGTGTCTTGCTTATTATCGAACTATTGAAACAAAAGGAgataagtttgttgaaaggggaagATGATGAGTGTTTTTAGGATACCCAAGAGGGATAAAAGGGTACAAAGTCTATGATTTAAAAATCACAAGTTAGTTGAATCTAGAGATGTGAAGTTCATATAAAGTGTCTTCCCTTACAAAGGAGTTTTAGAGTCGCTTCAAGAAGAAGAAATTTTCGAGTACACCAAAAATCACAATGTACAAAGGAGTTTTAGAGTCGATCAAGAAGAAGAAATTTTTTAGTACACCAGAAATTACAATGATGAAATCTATAATGTGGAGACTCTTTGTCATTTTGTCACTTATGAAAATTTTTCTGACTCACATAAATATTTTCTCGTTGCCATCGGATCAAACAATGAGCGGAAATACTTTAGTAAAGTTGCCAAAGATTATAGGTGGATTGAAGCTATGAAAAAAGAAATTGAGCTCTCGAAAGAAAATGAAACATGGACACTTGAAGAGCTTCCTACAGGCAAGCATGCTATTGACTCGAAGTGGGTCTACAAAATAATGTTCAAACCCGATGGAAAAGTTGAAAGATACAAGGTGATTGATTTTTTGCAAGTTTATCGCAGGGGCAGTGCAATATGATTGTTTGCAATTAGCGATTGATCAATTCCCATCCGGTTGTGACGGGAAAATTGGTGGAGTAGTTCTTATGGCACGTTGTAATGTCATGTATGAGacttataaaatttacaaccacCCAAGAATTCTCCCGTCACCTCCATTATCACCACCAGCTGGTACGTATCTAAACGTTTATATGTTGATTATTTTCTAACTTATTGCATACTGCCTTAGGTATGtaataaaaaagaaaagaaaagaaaaggtaAAACCTTCTTATGATAAATCATCCACGTTTTATTTCCTTAGTGTGTATATACAAGTATTTGTATGTATATGCTTGTATACTTGCATGTGCATGTACTTGCAATTATGTTCCTGTTATGTAACACATTTATTGCAACTATAAGATGAAGATCACATCAAATatcaacacaacacaacacaacatcaaaacacaaaTAAATTAAAAAGAAACACTTGGATAACAAAGCACGAAAGTAAACCTACATAGGGGAGTATATCAGACAAAGTCTTGCATATTCGACGGATGTTCAAAAGACTTCAGATCTAAATGAGTTCATGCTAAGCAGGAAGTGTTAGAATCAACTAAATTAATGCGACTGATTTTTTTGAGAAGCCAAAGTTTAATGTTTATGTGCTGATGGATTTCAAGCTATCGATGATATCATTCGGATTAGTGTTGAAGTATTTACTAGAGCGAGCCTCAGTATTATCATATGAGACAAAAGTTCTTATAGTCACCATGTGATGGTAAGCTGTCTCCCCTCTTATTGTCACCTTGTAAGaattaggggtgagcaaaatTAGGTCCGACCCGAAAATACCTGATAACCGACCCTATTAATACCCGAAACCGACCCTAGTATACGTATGTAGGTATTTTTTCGGTTCTGGGAATATGAGATATTCGGTTCTCGGGTCGGTTCCGGGTCGGAACAAGCAAGAACCGAGGAGTTACTTATGGACCGCGAAAATTCTGAACAAGATTGaaactgggccgaagcccatctGCTATACATAAACCTAAGTTGCTTGAATGTTGAAGTTTTATCCTTTTAATTGCATTTAACATTGGAATGAAAAgtaacaattaacaaacaactaaTTCAAAGCCATTCGTGGATTGAAAAAGAAACCTGGAAATTGGAGGTGTGCATTATCCCAAACCTGCTGCGAAAAGATAACACAACGACGAATTGAAGCTGTGAACGTGAATGCTCTGTTTCTGAACAAGATTGAAACTGGGCTGAAGCCCAGCTTCAATGATTGTTAATTGTTTCTTTTCcaaattgttaggatctgaggctgacatgattgtgcttgtttgtttagttttgacAAATACAACAAGATTTAGTGGagcggaaatgaaaacaaactttataAACACAATCAATATAGAGAAAATAGTTTTGTAAACAATTGCTTctcattgagtcgaatgattaaaGTACAAAGCAAAATGATTACAACATGTTtacatactaaactccccctcagcctgatactccagagttggttgcacaagatgaaaggattgaattgaggaggagaactcactcaaaacgaatcaaatgtaacagtacagagtaccgttccatttataggcaaaccaaactactgatgtaactcagctgacgtcaccatgatagtgacatctaacaacctaacaaactataaacactgttctatacaaactactgatatacaacatctgataatcagCATAATACAAACtagagataactactgcttcacgttccactgttatagcctaagcactgattacatgaacatcagtgctttcttcaaaaggtgatcagtctttgaatgagcagtgcttgagtcttcagcagtacttagaacacagcagtagatagagcaacagagtttatcttcagcagtcttttgagtatcatcagtgtttgattcatcagttgttgtagttgagcagcagttaagATCCATCAtctgttagaataccactgtcaaggggagagcaaagtgtaaactgctgcttattgatagtccactgatgtgatccggttttggctctacattatctgttcctctggtagggttcaatcccaacacaaaTTCATAGTTTTAACCTTATGTATAGCACCTGGACTTTGAAttagttgtttgttaattgtttcTTTTCCAATGATTTAACATTGGAATGAAAAgtaacaattaacaaacaactaaCACAACGAGAATTGAAGCTGTGAACGTGAATGCTCTGTTTCTGAACCAAAACGAATTGAAGCTGTGAACGACGGAAGAAGGAGAATGCTAGGGTCGGTGTTTAACCTCTGGACCGACATACCCGATTGAACTAATACCCGGAACCGACCCGGTCTTATAGGGTAGTCATTCGGTTCCCTAGATTATGCCATTCCGGTTCTCGGGTTGGGTCGGGTTCTGATAGGGTCGGGTCGGGTATGGACTTTTGCTCGGATCGAATACAACCATACCAGCAAGTCCCAAAAATAGCAAAACTATTGGTAGCGTTTTGAAAGGATATGATGTAGACAGACCTTCAATCTATCCCTAAGGATAAAGAGTCTGCTTCCAAAGAGACCCTCAGTTCCAATCAAACAGTAGACCAATAGACAAAACTGCATATATGCAAAGTCTACCCATATGTATGGACATCCAAGTCCTCGGATCATAATCTATGCAAAGTCCACCTATATGTATGGACATCTAAGTCCTCGGATCGAATAACACCATCTTAACACCGAACTTGAAACGAAAATATAAAGTTGAAGCAACAATGCCTAGAGTTATATATATCAGCTACCCTATAAATATAGAACTGATTTTAGGTAAAAACCCGCACTTACACATAATGTTGGTCGGAACCAAAAATAAATATAGAACCAACGAATTACGAAGCTACATAACCACTTGTGTTTCAGAGTAAAAATCACATACCAAACTGTTCAACATCTCCAAGACAAGGTGCTAAATATCTAGGTTCTGCAATTACAGATTATGATTTCAACATTAAAGTTGTGAACATAAAGACCAAATAACAGTGCACACAAGCTAAAAAACCGTCATAACCGACTCTGCACCATACGGGTCTCTTAATCTCTCATATTGGTTGACCTTTCGGCACAATCTGGTCCTTGAGCCACATGTAGACAGGAACTAGTACATAGTAGACTCCAGCCGAGGCTCCAACAAGGAACCGTAAAAGGAATACAAACGGGTTTACAGGCTTTTCTACGTCCTCTACTTTTGGACCAAGCTGCAACAAAAATTACATAAAtcatagagttaaatgccattttagtccctgtggtttgggccattttgccaatttagtccaaaggtttcatttttaacctgtgggtccaaaaaggtttcacagttgccattttagtccacttggttaacttcatccattttttctgttaacgagaaggccaatttggtcattttgtatgtaattttgttaactaaaagggcaattcagccatataaaatgaccaaattggccttctcgttaacagaaaaaacggatgaagttaacccagtggactaaaatggcaactgtgaaacatttttggacccacaggttaaaaatgaaacctttggactaaactggcaaaatggcccaaaccacagggactaaaatggcatttaactctaaatcaTAAATACAAAATTAATGAACTCTGAACGGCaatgattttatttaaaatgGATGGCAAAATGAGTCGGTTGGACAAGGTATGTAACGGGTCGAAACATTACCTGCAATGGAGAATCCCCGGAGGTGGGTTTGACACCTGTAACAGAGCATCCCATAATGAGACCATGGCGACGGACCCCACGATACCATTGTGGGCCAATCCTCTTAATCTGCACATCTTTAAACCCCGCCTTTTCAAACCATTCAATATATTCTTCTTCCTTTGGAAACAACATCCACATGTCTGCAAAGAAACGAGACAACCAAAATGTCGGATAAACAGGACCGATTAAACAAGCCTTCCCTCCTTTCTTTATAACCCTGTATGCTTCTTTGATGCCTCGTTGTGGGTCGGGCCAGTACTCAATGCTGTAAAAAATGGTCATAAAGCCCGTAAGTTAGTTGTTTAAAACCAAGGACGGTCACAAAGCCCGTAAGCATATAAAAATCATGCCTCTATATACAAATTCAATAACTGAACTACATTAACGTTTATTTCAGAACAAATTCTGATCAAGAGGTGGTGAAAAAGATTCAGGTCAAACGGGTCATTTTACACAGGCCGGGCAGAGTTTGGTTGACCCGAAACAACTATTTGTCCAATAGAGTTTATATATAATTGATGTGTCAAATACAATTGCATAGTTATAATATTTCAACAATAATTTAATCTTTTGAACAATATAATACAGAAGATTTTATGCATTAAAataaaggaaaaattacaagttttgtcctttatcttattaccacttatcaggcggtgtcctttttaacgaattttgacaagttttgccctttacaagttattttgttgcacgttttgtcctttaggcttaacccagttagattttcttgttaaatcttgtcacccaagtgtattttagtctttttacccatttatttaatattatttaaaagaataaaacaaaatattttaggtTGACTCttgaaataaatgggtaaaaagactaaaatacccttcggtgacaagatttaacaagaaaaactaactgggttaagcctaaaggacaaaacgtgcaacaaaattccttgtaaagggcaaaacttgtcaaaattcgttaaaaaggacaccgcctgataagtggtattaagataaaggacaaaacttgtaatttttcctaaaaTAAATCATCATGAAACCGACCCATTTGTCCCATTTCCTTTTAAGTTATTTGTTTTAGCTACTTTAAATTAGAGAAAAAAACAAATCTTAATTTGGTAAGCAAATGGGACAAGATTGCCACCTATactttaatttgttttttttttccaaatgaTTTAAAATAGCTTTCTTTTTTTGAATATGGGGAATTTGGCTAGACATGTTATGAGGTTGTAATGCATGCACACTAAAATACAAATTATCGGGGACTTACTTATGTCACGCCCCATAGTCTACGGAATTCAAGTAACAAACTCTTTTTGAAAACTCGTGTCAAAACCATATACGATCTACCTCTTGGGGCATACAATACATACATGTATGCAAAGTAAATGTataattagaaacaaaacattcATGCCTACAATTTATCTTTCGGGACATAAATGATTCTTTCGAAATATCACGTATTTCCTAGCATTACGTTCTTCTCAAAATCTTGGAGTAAATAACTTCCAAACCTAAGCAGTTAATGTAGTAAAAAACGGATATCGGTAATCGCGGTGGGATATCAGTAATTTTGATATCATGCTGAATCTAAattatagcaatttaacactaacatttcagtatactctcctaccattaacaaattaatcttttgcaacttgcaaaacactagcaattgtagcaagtaggaactgactAAGACTTATCACACTATCATTTAACGCTAACAAGttacaattaagacttaaaacactaatagttGAAagacgaatgctataactaagaagaaaggtactgatatcgggaaaatcggtgatatattggTCAAATATCGCAGATAATATTGGTACCGATATTTTGCACCGGTATCTCAccaggggaccgataaccgatatatcaccgatgtATGGGTGATATATAGCGATATTAACTACATAGTTCCAAACATGGTTATAGTTCCAAACATGGTATTTCATCAGTGGCCCTTTTAAGGCCTCAACTTGTCAAGTGCTAAGCAGTCAATAGCGGTGCTATAGCGGTGATATACCGGTGCTATAGCGGTTAGCGGACCTCAGGGTGTGTAGCGGTCCAAATAGCGGTGGCCTATAGCGGTTCTGCTATTAGCGGTGCTATAGCGGTTATAGCAGTAACGGTGTTTCATTGTGTTAATTCTTAAATTAAATACTTCAAAGTTACTATTAGTTTTTGATTTGCAACAGGTTTTTGATAATGGAatgatattactattaatatttttcaaagatatatttatatatatatatatataaatacataaattATGCATGGTATAAAAATTACCGCTATACCACCGCTATAACCTATATATCATATAGCGGACCTTGACCGCTATTCGATTTTGGACCACTTTAACTGCATAGGTCAAGTGTCTAAGAATGTGTTTGGATCAATGTTCGTAACAATTATCGCCACATCAAGTCACAATAATCAAAGTTGCACGTGTTGGTAAAAGTGATCATGTTTCGGTATTTCTTATTATTTAGGGTCAATATAATCAAATTAAGAGAACCAAAATGATTATTTCAAAACACACATCCAAACGTCGATACACTATTAACACCTCCTAAATCAAACCAACAACTTCACACAGAAAATGCATGTAACATTTAATCTATAAAGGCATAAACTTTAAGAACCAATACCTTCCAGCCGACACATATCGATCCGCATAATCCGTTTCAAACGGAAGATCCTCGGCATCCC of Helianthus annuus cultivar XRQ/B chromosome 1, HanXRQr2.0-SUNRISE, whole genome shotgun sequence contains these proteins:
- the LOC110865382 gene encoding putative receptor-like protein kinase At4g00960, with product MLMLSGKAHLLFCLIFIYLINFLIKAQPPYPFIKCQNDTTYAPNSNYSRNLDAVLVSLQPTNSDYGFLNSSAGEGSHIANAIFLCRGDVELNMCIGCLRESKLVLRLLCPNQTEAVIYYEFCLLKYSSAPILGNNDMMKDLSYTNNFNNAANKEQFDGILLPFMNKLQGEAAAGGSSLKFAMEDTNAPNSTRLYGLAQCIPSLSQSQCNDCLQFAIDQFPSCCNGKLGGVVLMARCNVRYETYEFYINPRIPSPPSPPVPSPPGKKTNQSRTAIFVIIPTVIAILIASICIFIILRRKKTLAKKDDRMDISTIESLQYHFGTIKEATNDFSERNKLGEGGFGSVYKGLLQSGQDIAVKRLSKDSGQGETEFKNEVMLVAKLQHRNLVRLLGFSLEGTERLLVYEFMPNASLDHFIFDPTKCALIDWNRRNKIIKGVARGLVYLHEDSRLKIIHRDMKASNVLLDEEMNPKIADFGMARLFNLQETHGCTNRIVGTYGYMPPEYVMHGQFSVKSDVFSFGVLVLEIITGQKNQHFMIKDKTELLLSYAWKSWRYGTTSDMIDPALLVDSSSLQEIIRTIHIGLLCVQSNAVERPTMASVVLMLNSSSFTLQIPSEPAFFMNSFAATTSGSENYNQISSHSSRKDDSISNIVAR
- the LOC110865372 gene encoding 2-methyl-6-phytyl-1,4-hydroquinone methyltransferase, chloroplastic codes for the protein MASLMLSGPQNLAFAPKGLGFKNPDLKCRSFSFPKSNLIGKSRNLGAKTLMVPRCSVSVSRPASQPRFIQHKKEAFWFYRFLSIVYDHVINPGHWTEDMRDDALEPAELDNRDLVVVDVGGGTGFTTLGIVEHVDAKNVTILDQSPHQLAKAKEKVALKECRIIEGDAEDLPFETDYADRYVSAGSIEYWPDPQRGIKEAYRVIKKGGKACLIGPVYPTFWLSRFFADMWMLFPKEEEYIEWFEKAGFKDVQIKRIGPQWYRGVRRHGLIMGCSVTGVKPTSGDSPLQLGPKVEDVEKPVNPFVFLLRFLVGASAGVYYVLVPVYMWLKDQIVPKGQPI